A part of Salmo salar chromosome ssa18, Ssal_v3.1, whole genome shotgun sequence genomic DNA contains:
- the pygb gene encoding glycogen phosphorylase, brain form, whose product MSSPLSDHEKRKQISVRGIAGLGDVVEIKKSFNRHLHFTLVKDRNVATPRDYYFALAHTVRDHLVGRWIRTQQYYYEKDPKRIHYLSLEFYMGRTLQNTMINLGLQNACDEAIYQLGLDIEELEEIEEDAGLGNGGLGRLAACFLDSMASLGLAAYGYGIRYEFGIFNQKISNGWQVEEADDWLRYGNPWEKARPEYMLPVHFYGRVEQTAEGVKWVDTQVVLAMPYDTPVPGFKNNTVNTMRLWSAKAPIDFNLQEFNVGDYIEAVLDRNLAENISRVLYPNDNFFEGKELRLKQEYFVVAATLQDIIRRFKSSKFGCRDPVRTSFETFPEKVAIQLNDTHPALAIPELMRILVDLEKLDWDKAWEVTRQTCAYTNHTVLPEALERWPISLFEKLLPRHLQIIYEINHLHLQRIAAMFPGDDDRLRRMSLIEEGDAKRINMAHLCVVGSHAVNGVARIHSEIVKNTVFKDFYEVEPEKFQNKTNGITPRRWLLLCNPGLADLIAERIGDDFLTDLFQLRKLLDFIDEDSFICDIANVKQENKQKFAAYLEKEYEVKINPESIFDIHVKRIHEYKRQLLNVLHIITFYNRIKKDPSKHFVPRTVIIGGKAAPGYHMAKMIIKLITAVGQVINNDPVVGDRLKVIYLENYRVSLAEKVIPAADLSEQISTAGTEASGTGNMKFMLNGALTIGTMDGANVEMAEEAGEENLFIFGMRVEDVDAMDQIGYNAREYYERLPELRQVIDQIQTGYFSPKEHELFKDVVNMLMNHDRFKVFADYEAYITCQDRVNELYKNPKEWTRTVIRNIAGSGKFSSDRTISEYARDIWGVEPSDVKIPPPNEPPVESHK is encoded by the exons ATGAGCAGCCCACTGAGTGACCATGAAAAGAGAAAACAGATCAGCGTGCGTGGCATTGCAGGGTTGGGCGATGTCGTAGAAATCAAGAAAAGTTTCAACAGGCATCTTCACTTCACTCTTGTCAAAGATCGCAATGTAGCCACCCCTCGGGATTACTACTTCGCCCTGGCTCACACAGTCAGGGACCACCTCGTTGGGAGATGGATCCGCACTCAGCAATATTATTATGAGAAAGATCCAAAG AGGATCCACTATCTATCATTGGAGTTTTACATGGGTCGGACCCTTCAGAACACCATGATCAACCTGGGCCTGCAGAATGCCTGCGATGAAGCCATCTACCAG CTGGGCTTGGACatagaggagctggaggagatagaggaggatgCTGGCTTGGGGAATGGGGGACTGGGCCGCCTTGCAG CTTGTTTCCTGGACTCCATGGCCTCTCTAGGCCTGGCAGCCTATGGCTATGGCATCCGCTATGAGTTTGGCATCTTTAATCAGAAGATCTCCAATGGCTGGCAG GTGGAGGAGGCTGATGATTGGCTGCGGTATGGGAACCCGTGGGAGAAGGCTCGTCCAGAGTACATGCTCCCTGTGCATTTCTATGGCCGAGTGGAGCAAACAGCAGAGGGTGTAAAGTGGGTGGACACCCAG GTTGTCCTGGCCATGCCTTATGACACTCCTGTGCCTGGATTCAAGAACAACACAGTTAACACCATGAGACTGTGGTCTGCTAAGGCACCCATTGACTTCAACCTGCAGGAAT TCAATGTTGGTGACTACATTGAAGCTGTGTTAGACCGCAACCTGGCTGAGAACATCTCACGCGTCCTCTATCCCAACGACAAT ttctTTGAGGGCAAGGAGCTGCGTCTGAAGCAAGAGTACTTTGTGGTGGCCGCCACACTGCAGGACATCATCCGCCGCTTCAAGTCCTCCAAGTTTGGCTGCAGAGACCCCGTCAGGACCTCCTTTGAGACCTTCCCAGAGAAG GTGGCCATCCAGCTGAATGACACCCACCCTGCCTTGGCCATCCCTGAGCTGATGAGGATCCTAGTGGATCTGGAGAAGTTGGACTGGGACAAG GCCTGGGAGGTGACGCGTCAGACCTGTGCCTACACCAACCACACCGTCCTGCCTGAGGCCCTGGAGCGCTGGCCCATCAGTCTGTTTGAGAAGCTGCTGCCTCGCCACCTGCAGATCATCTATGAGAtcaaccacctccacctccaa AGGATCGCTGCCATGTTCCCAGGGGACGATGATCGTCTGAGGAGGATGTCCCTGATCGAGGAGGGAGACGCCAAGAGGATCAACATGGCCCACTTGTGTGTGGTGGGCTCCCACGCTGTCAACGGGGTGGCCCGGATCCACTCTGAAATCGTCAAGAACACTGT TTTCAAGGACTTCTATGAGGTGGAGCCAGAGAAGTTCCAGAACAAGACCAATGGTATCACTCCTCGCCGCTGGCTGCTGCTGTGTAACCCAGGCCTGGCAGACCTCATCGCTGAG AGAATTGGAGACGATTTCTTGACGGACCTCTTCCAGCTGAGGAAACTACTGGACTTCATTGATGAAGATTCTTTCATTTGTGACATCGCCAATGTAAAACAG gAGAACAAGCAGAAGTTTGCAGCCTACCTGGAGAAGGAGTACGAGGTGAAGATCAACCCTGAGTCCATCTTTGACATCCATGTGAAGAGAATCCACGAGTACAAGAGACAACTGCTCAACGTCCTCCACATCATCACCTTCTACAACC GGATTAAAAAGGACCCCTCTAAACACTTTGTTCCCAGGACTGTGATAATTGGAGGAAAG GCTGCACCTGGCTACCACATGGCCAAAATGATCATCAAGCTGATCACGGCGGTGGGCCAGGTGATCAACAACGACCCGGTGGTGGGGGACAGGTTAAAGGTCATCTACCTCGAGAACTACAGGGTCTCCCTAGCAGAGAAAG TGATTCCTGCAGCTGACTTATCAGAACAGATCTCCACAGCGGGAACAGAAGCTTCTGGCACTGGCAACATGAAGTTCATGCTGAACGGAGCGCTCACCATCGGCACCATGGACGGAGCCAACGTAGAGATGGCTGAGGAGGCCGGAGAGGAGAACCTCTTCATCTTCGGCATGAGGGTAGAGGATGTGGATGCCATGGACCAAATAGG GTACAATGCAAGGGAGTACTACGAGCGTCTACCAGAGCTGAGGCAGGTGATTGATCAGATCCAGACTGGCTACTTCAGTCCCAAAGAGCATGAGCTCTTCAAGGATGTGGTGAACATGCTGATGAACCACGACAG GTTCAAAGTGTTTGCTGACTATGAGGCCTACATCACTTGCCAAGATAGAGTCAATGAGCTATACAAG AACCCTAAAGAGTGGACAAGAACGGTGATTCGAAACATCGCTGGTTCCGGCAAGTTCTCCAGCGACCGAACCATCAGCGAGTACGCCCGGGATATCTGGGGCGTGGAGCCCTCCGATGTGAAGATCCCACCCCCCAACGAGCCCCCTGTTGAATCCCACAAATGA
- the pygb gene encoding glycogen phosphorylase, brain form isoform X1, whose amino-acid sequence MASLGLAAYGYGIRYEFGIFNQKISNGWQVEEADDWLRYGNPWEKARPEYMLPVHFYGRVEQTAEGVKWVDTQVVLAMPYDTPVPGFKNNTVNTMRLWSAKAPIDFNLQEFNVGDYIEAVLDRNLAENISRVLYPNDNFFEGKELRLKQEYFVVAATLQDIIRRFKSSKFGCRDPVRTSFETFPEKVAIQLNDTHPALAIPELMRILVDLEKLDWDKAWEVTRQTCAYTNHTVLPEALERWPISLFEKLLPRHLQIIYEINHLHLQRIAAMFPGDDDRLRRMSLIEEGDAKRINMAHLCVVGSHAVNGVARIHSEIVKNTVFKDFYEVEPEKFQNKTNGITPRRWLLLCNPGLADLIAERIGDDFLTDLFQLRKLLDFIDEDSFICDIANVKQENKQKFAAYLEKEYEVKINPESIFDIHVKRIHEYKRQLLNVLHIITFYNRIKKDPSKHFVPRTVIIGGKAAPGYHMAKMIIKLITAVGQVINNDPVVGDRLKVIYLENYRVSLAEKVIPAADLSEQISTAGTEASGTGNMKFMLNGALTIGTMDGANVEMAEEAGEENLFIFGMRVEDVDAMDQIGYNAREYYERLPELRQVIDQIQTGYFSPKEHELFKDVVNMLMNHDRFKVFADYEAYITCQDRVNELYKNPKEWTRTVIRNIAGSGKFSSDRTISEYARDIWGVEPSDVKIPPPNEPPVESHK is encoded by the exons ATGGCCTCTCTAGGCCTGGCAGCCTATGGCTATGGCATCCGCTATGAGTTTGGCATCTTTAATCAGAAGATCTCCAATGGCTGGCAG GTGGAGGAGGCTGATGATTGGCTGCGGTATGGGAACCCGTGGGAGAAGGCTCGTCCAGAGTACATGCTCCCTGTGCATTTCTATGGCCGAGTGGAGCAAACAGCAGAGGGTGTAAAGTGGGTGGACACCCAG GTTGTCCTGGCCATGCCTTATGACACTCCTGTGCCTGGATTCAAGAACAACACAGTTAACACCATGAGACTGTGGTCTGCTAAGGCACCCATTGACTTCAACCTGCAGGAAT TCAATGTTGGTGACTACATTGAAGCTGTGTTAGACCGCAACCTGGCTGAGAACATCTCACGCGTCCTCTATCCCAACGACAAT ttctTTGAGGGCAAGGAGCTGCGTCTGAAGCAAGAGTACTTTGTGGTGGCCGCCACACTGCAGGACATCATCCGCCGCTTCAAGTCCTCCAAGTTTGGCTGCAGAGACCCCGTCAGGACCTCCTTTGAGACCTTCCCAGAGAAG GTGGCCATCCAGCTGAATGACACCCACCCTGCCTTGGCCATCCCTGAGCTGATGAGGATCCTAGTGGATCTGGAGAAGTTGGACTGGGACAAG GCCTGGGAGGTGACGCGTCAGACCTGTGCCTACACCAACCACACCGTCCTGCCTGAGGCCCTGGAGCGCTGGCCCATCAGTCTGTTTGAGAAGCTGCTGCCTCGCCACCTGCAGATCATCTATGAGAtcaaccacctccacctccaa AGGATCGCTGCCATGTTCCCAGGGGACGATGATCGTCTGAGGAGGATGTCCCTGATCGAGGAGGGAGACGCCAAGAGGATCAACATGGCCCACTTGTGTGTGGTGGGCTCCCACGCTGTCAACGGGGTGGCCCGGATCCACTCTGAAATCGTCAAGAACACTGT TTTCAAGGACTTCTATGAGGTGGAGCCAGAGAAGTTCCAGAACAAGACCAATGGTATCACTCCTCGCCGCTGGCTGCTGCTGTGTAACCCAGGCCTGGCAGACCTCATCGCTGAG AGAATTGGAGACGATTTCTTGACGGACCTCTTCCAGCTGAGGAAACTACTGGACTTCATTGATGAAGATTCTTTCATTTGTGACATCGCCAATGTAAAACAG gAGAACAAGCAGAAGTTTGCAGCCTACCTGGAGAAGGAGTACGAGGTGAAGATCAACCCTGAGTCCATCTTTGACATCCATGTGAAGAGAATCCACGAGTACAAGAGACAACTGCTCAACGTCCTCCACATCATCACCTTCTACAACC GGATTAAAAAGGACCCCTCTAAACACTTTGTTCCCAGGACTGTGATAATTGGAGGAAAG GCTGCACCTGGCTACCACATGGCCAAAATGATCATCAAGCTGATCACGGCGGTGGGCCAGGTGATCAACAACGACCCGGTGGTGGGGGACAGGTTAAAGGTCATCTACCTCGAGAACTACAGGGTCTCCCTAGCAGAGAAAG TGATTCCTGCAGCTGACTTATCAGAACAGATCTCCACAGCGGGAACAGAAGCTTCTGGCACTGGCAACATGAAGTTCATGCTGAACGGAGCGCTCACCATCGGCACCATGGACGGAGCCAACGTAGAGATGGCTGAGGAGGCCGGAGAGGAGAACCTCTTCATCTTCGGCATGAGGGTAGAGGATGTGGATGCCATGGACCAAATAGG GTACAATGCAAGGGAGTACTACGAGCGTCTACCAGAGCTGAGGCAGGTGATTGATCAGATCCAGACTGGCTACTTCAGTCCCAAAGAGCATGAGCTCTTCAAGGATGTGGTGAACATGCTGATGAACCACGACAG GTTCAAAGTGTTTGCTGACTATGAGGCCTACATCACTTGCCAAGATAGAGTCAATGAGCTATACAAG AACCCTAAAGAGTGGACAAGAACGGTGATTCGAAACATCGCTGGTTCCGGCAAGTTCTCCAGCGACCGAACCATCAGCGAGTACGCCCGGGATATCTGGGGCGTGGAGCCCTCCGATGTGAAGATCCCACCCCCCAACGAGCCCCCTGTTGAATCCCACAAATGA